One Pyrenophora tritici-repentis strain M4 chromosome 5, whole genome shotgun sequence DNA window includes the following coding sequences:
- a CDS encoding Tymo-45kd-70kd multi-domain protein: MRSFCQLAVLALPLFSTAVVASADDQAEKPSTLYASAQDVFQDLLNALPEESLQAALSGLKDFKNGVFESHHRGVEHVHSSNPALATKLIVDAVMDLRKRQAPQANNGTTTVTEAAASSPQSNSPPPQTEQASTPAATSNAPPAQSSNAPPTQSSQAPAESSAEPSKPQSNPGSTANAPTATVTTTAEKTTTAQRPALIPVVATVTQDGTTVVKTTEVLSAVTASVAVTVVRTNQQGSTVTQTENRPAVIKTVTDSAGRTTVTTSAANYAPTAGEVKTQTNEQGSTFLTTYTPGGGLVSSIQLITTTDSEGRPSTMTSYTFVDPIQATQTDDKTTATGKPSLQTGAAIKNAAQYAAVGVGAFAFFL; the protein is encoded by the coding sequence ATGCGTTCGTTCTGCCAATTGGCTGTTTTGGCCCTTCCCCTGTTCAGCACTGCAGTTGTTGCCTCAGCGGATGATCAAGCCGAGAAACCTTCGACGCTATACGCAAGTGCACAGGATGTATTTCAAGACCTTCTCAACGCGCTACCCGAGGAGTCTCTGCAAGCGGCATTGAGTGGACTGAAGGACTTTAAGAACGGTGTCTTCGAGTCACACCACCGCGGCGTCGAACATGTTCACAGCAGCAACCCAGCGCTTGCCACGAAGCTTATCGTCGACGCCGTCATGGACTTGAGGAAGCGACAGGCGCCCCAGGCCAACAACGGCACCACCACTGTTACCGAAGCTGCTGCATCCTCACCCCAGTCAAATTCACCTCCGCCGCAGACGGAGCAAGCCTCGACACCTGCTGCGACTAGCAATGCACCACCTGCCCAAAGCAGCAACGCACCCCCAACTCAGAGCAGCCAGGCACCAGCAGAGAGCTCTGCCGAGCCTTCGAAGCCTCAATCCAATCCTGGTAGCACAGCCAATGCGCCAACAGCCACTGTGACAACTACAGCCGAGAAGACGACTACAGCTCAACGTCCGGCCCTCATCCCCGTTGTAGCCACTGTCACCCAAGATGGCACCACTGTTGTGAAAACAACCGAGGTACTCAGCGCCGTCACAGCCTCTGTCGCCGTGACCGTCGTCCGCACAAACCAACAAGGCAGCACCGTAACACAGACTGAAAACCGCCCTGCTGTCATCAAGACAGTAACCGACAGCGCCGGCCGTACAACCGTCACCACCTCTGCCGCAAACTACGCCCCAACTGCCGGAGAAGTAAAGACCCAAACCAACGAACAGGGCTCGACCTTCTTGACCACTTACACCCCTGGCGGCGGCCTCGTCAGCAGCATCCAGCTCATCACCACCACAGATTCAGAGGGTCGTCCTAGTACCATGACCAGCTACACATTCGTGGACCCCATCCAAGCAACGCAAACCGATGACAAGACAACTGCCACCGGCAAGCCATCCCTCCAAACCGGTGCTGCCATCAAGAACGCAGCGCAGTACGCCGCCGTCGGCGTGGGCGCGTTTGCCTTTTTTTTATAG
- a CDS encoding histone-lysine N-methyltransferase, with product MFVPGKPKIKTRTVLVKKAPVPAQRPSPQPRTQSRPANGARSHSSSGPPSNRFQSTPRSQTGSREPTRTSVTVSRVDTRKRKGTDTPQWASSDESSDEEDSDHLGVKRRKTRPASSSTEPMSLNRALEPDLKRRIRIQDPEKKDAVNGTANGDTNGTSNGTPDQMIKLAQENAAFRKKKAIAGKSTLKHGYEMTKDDGAKAYKPAFPSSDNKFVMELQYPSPSRPEKFEAVARKEVDEEYSPLEDIYFSIEEIIQHYLPPDLSAELSSDALGTVRLLKRAVTKDDPDLFKQELAKFNKLIKDRYSDGTIPRILDDMHAIPLSLVKRITAQSYNRIVSPHAHRLRKVEGKETTYGELLTPFVHKIFAQTGLNSTHTFVDLGSGVGNVVLQSALQTGAESWGIEKMKLAASLGSQQASELKARSKLWNIALGRIELIEGDFLESPEIDDVLRRADVVLVNNKVFGETLNNLLLQKFLDLKQGCKVVSLESFGGGAKQGVRNEQSIAGLFDEERYESGTNSVSWAGESVEYFIATKAR from the coding sequence ATGTTCGTTCCTGGAAAACCGAAGATCAAGACGAGAACCGTCCTCGTCAAGAAGGCGCCCGTCCCCGCTCAAAGACCATCGCCGCAGCCGCGCACACAGTCAAGACCAGCCAACGGCGCCCGCAGTCATAGTTCATCAGGGCCTCCATCAAATCGCTTTCAGTCGACCCCTCGTTCGCAAACAGGCTCGCGAGAACCCACACGCACGTCAGTAACCGTGTCGCGTGTCGACACCCGTAAGCGCAAGGGAACCGATACCCCCCAGTGGGCGAGCAGTGACGAGTCCAGCGATGAGGAGGATAGCGACCACCTGGGCGTCAAGCGCCGCAAGACACGGCCTGCCAGCAGTAGTACTGAGCCTATGAGTTTGAACCGCGCCCTCGAACCAGATCTAAAGCGGCGTATACGGATACAAGACCCAGAAAAGAAAGATGCTGTCAACGGGACAGCAAACGGGGACACCAACGGCACCTCGAATGGCACACCAGACCAGATGATCAAGCTGGCCCAAGAGAACGCCGCGTTccggaagaagaaggctaTAGCCGGCAAGAGTACCTTGAAACACGGTTATGAGATGACAAAAGACGATGGAGCAAAGGCCTATAAGCCAGCATTTCCGAGTAGCGACAACAAGTTTGTCATGGAGCTACAGTATCCAAGCCCATCCCGGCCAGAAAAGTTCGAGGCGGTCGCGCGCAAAGAGGTGGATGAGGAATACAGTCCGCTAGAAGACATCTACTTCAGCATCGAGGAGATTATCCAGCACTATCTCCCGCCAGATCTCTCCGCAGAGCTATCGTCTGATGCGCTCGGCACCGTCCGCCTGCTCAAGCGCGCCGTAACCAAGGATGACCCCGACCTTTTTAAGCAGGAGCTAGCCAAGTTCAACAAGCTGATCAAGGACCGATATAGCGACGGCACAATACCCCGCATTCTCGACGATATGCATGCCATCCCCCTCAGCCTCGTCAAGCGCATCACCGCCCAAAGCTACAACCGCATCGTATCACCCCATGCCCACCGCTTACGTAAGGTCGAAGGAAAGGAGACGACGTACGGCGAACTCCTCACCCCCTTTGTCCATAAGATCTTCGCCCAAACCGGCCTAAACTCCACGCACACATTTGTTGATCTCGGCTCCGGCGTCGGCAACGTCGTCCTGCAGTCGGCCCTGCAGACTGGCGCGGAAAGCTGGGGCATAGAAAAAATGAAGCTCGCCGCCTCGCTCGGCTCCCAACAAGCCTCTGAGCTCAAAGCGCGCTCAAAACTCTGGAACATTGCCCTTGGCCGCATCGAACTCATCGAAGGCGACTTCCTTGAAAGCCCCGAGATAGACGACGTGCTACGTAGAGCAGACGTCGTGCTTGTCAACAACAAGGTGTTTGGCGAAACGCTGAACAACCTGTTGCTGCAAAAGTTTCTAGACTTGAAGCAGGGCTGTAAGGTTGTTAGCTTGGAGAGCTTTGGCGGCGGCGCAAAGCAGGGCGTGCGCAACGAACAAAGCATTGCCGGCCTCTTTGATGAGGAACGCTATGAGTCCGGTACTAACAGCGTGAGTTGGGCAGGAGAGAGCGTCGAGTATTTTATTGCGACAAAGGCGCGTTGA
- a CDS encoding COMPASS-Shg1 multi-domain protein, with amino-acid sequence MADVGRKRALDGDGPATVRKKLRPSELPLSQAKRAAIDGLVHMFQKKGTYDDIRRDLMKQYVSGPAKDELQAALKDLVERETDRNPSLLSKDPRMATTLIEGAGERSDIYGNIMNTVNTLLDRLIQEQGLPKMREYRIQEIGAEAAAEEEKRGSKTEEEWAQEAEARRERREARQREEREKEDEERRRKDRERIDKEREEERLRLKKEREEHEKSREARLKKIREEDAERERRIQEELDRDRGGRRRGGRGRSRTPELDDDLALQLLLQESEQMKKSRQRPVLERSESLEPPMRKAQPPKSLVPRDPATTRLAKLESKSTSPAHGSPSKDSKTPAPKTPTALAKDDDTAMTDAPSIEKSRWDYPPELPSKLDKSRGRSRSRSVARILRHLEKNGVAIVRARGHEGDGASANAAAAILALGVPTTLIAMYQVVALQPLVPPVNARTVEIVSVRTVGRLGNVTTAVTVHEATVHETTTVGMAVENEEVDV; translated from the exons ATGGCCGACGTTGGCCGCAAGCGCGCGCTTGACGGCGATGGGCCTGCGACTGTGCGCAAGAAACTGAGGCCCTCGGAGCTCCCGTTGTCGCAGGCCAAACGAGCAGCCATCGACGGCTTGGTGCATATGTTCCAGAAAAAGGGAACGTACGACGATATCCGCCGAGACCTGATGAAGCAATACGTATCAGGA CCAGCCAAGGATGAGCTCCAAGCCGCTCTCAAGGATCTCGTCGAGCGCGAGACTGATCGCAATCCCTCATTGCTGTCCAAAGACCCCCGAATGGCGACGACACTTATTGAAGGCGCAGGCGAACGCAGCGATATTTACGGGAACATCATGAACACTGTGAACACTTTGCTGGACCGATTGATCCAAGAGCAAGGTCTGCCAAAGATGCGCGAGTACCGCATCCAAGAAATTGGCGCTGAAGCAGCCGCCGAGGAAGAGAAGCGGGGCAGCAAAACCGAGGAAGAATGGGCGCAAGAAGCAGAGGCGCGACGTGAGAGACGTGAGGCCAGGC AGCGCGAGGAACGAGAAAAGGAAGACGAGGAGCGGCGGCGCAAGGACCGCGAGAGGATCGATAAGGAGAGAGAGGAGGAGCGCCTACGCCTCAAGAAGGAACGCGAGGAACACGAAAAGAGCCGTGAGGCACGCCTCAAGAAGATTCGCGAGGAAGATGCCGAAAGGGAGCGACGCATACAGGAGGAGCTCGACCGAGATCGGGGCGGCCGTCGTCGGGGTGGTCGTGGACGTAGCAGGACTCCCGAAC TGGATGATGACCTAGCGCTTCAGTTACTGCTGCAGGAAAGCGAGCAGATGAAGAAGTCTCGACAACGGCCTGTTCTAGAACGATCGGAATCACTTGAACCTCCTATGCGTAAAGCGCAACCTCCCAAGTCCCTTGTTCCCAGAGACCCGGCAACCACCCGACTGGCGAAGCTCGAAAGCAAGTCTACTTCACCCGCACATGGTTCGCCAAGCAAGGATAGCAAGACCCCCGCCCCAAAGACACCAACTGCGCTCGCAAAGGACGACGACACGGCTATGACGGACGCTCCATCAATCGAAAAGTCGAGATGGGATTATCCGCCTGAGCTGCCATCCAAGCTTGACAAGTCGCGGGGTCGTTCACGATCACGTAGTGTCGCTCGCA TCCTTCGCCACCTCGAGAAGAACGGCGTCGCGATCGTTCGCGCTCGAGGTCACGAGGGGGACGGCGCGAGCGCGaacgccgccgccgccattCTCGCTCTAGGAGTCCCGACAACATTGATCGCTATGTACCAGGTGGTGGCGTTGCAGCCACTGGTGCCTCCCGTAAACGCGAGGACAGTCGAGATCGTAAGCGTGAGGACAGTCGGCCGCCTCGGAAACGTGACAACAGCCGTGACCGTCCACGAGGCTACCGTGCACGAGACTACGACCGTTGGGATGGCGGTAGAGAACGAGGAAGTAGACGTCTAG